A single Blastococcus colisei DNA region contains:
- a CDS encoding PH domain-containing protein — translation MAYPDKLLHEDEEVVQHLHPHWLTVFWPVVRFLLVVGAASFGTAMVPTGRQQGLIRLLVLVVALALLAVLVLVPLLRWRTTHYVITTHRLLFRTGILARRGRDIGLSRITDVSFRQSLWDRIIRSGTLTIESAGDGGATVLRQIPDSEGVQQLLNHMIEEDADRRAQESAGHLGEYYGPWRTETQQPL, via the coding sequence GTGGCCTACCCCGACAAGCTGCTCCACGAGGACGAAGAGGTCGTCCAGCACCTGCACCCGCACTGGCTGACCGTCTTCTGGCCGGTGGTGCGCTTCCTACTGGTGGTGGGCGCGGCGTCGTTCGGGACGGCGATGGTGCCGACCGGTCGGCAGCAGGGGCTGATCCGGCTGCTGGTCCTGGTGGTGGCACTCGCGCTGCTCGCCGTCCTCGTCCTGGTCCCCCTGCTGCGCTGGCGGACGACGCACTACGTCATCACCACGCATCGGCTGCTGTTCCGGACCGGGATCCTCGCCCGGCGCGGTCGGGACATCGGCCTGTCGCGGATCACCGACGTCTCCTTCCGGCAGTCGCTGTGGGACCGGATCATCAGGTCCGGGACGCTCACCATCGAGTCGGCGGGGGACGGCGGTGCCACCGTCCTCCGGCAGATCCCCGACAGCGAGGGCGTCCAGCAGCTGCTCAACCACATGATCGAGGAGGACGCCGACCGGCGGGCTCAGGAGAGCGCCGGTCACCTCGGCGAGTACTACGGGCCGTGGCGCACCGAGACCCAGCAGCCCCTCTGA
- a CDS encoding AAA family ATPase: MRLHRLALTAFGPFAGTEEVDLDEVGRDGLFLLWGPTGAGKTTLLDAVVFALYGTVPGARGEEKRLRSDHADAATRTEVSCELTLAGERLLVTRRPEQQRPKKRGEGWTTEQARLLVQRLTDGGWEPVSTRIDEGSEHLRMRLGLDVHQFCQVVLLPQGDFARFLRAEPEHRAELLRTLFDVGRFARAEDWLAHERSEARDRVAMQKARLSSLMARVAQTADVEIPEELAPELLAAGPGNRGTPWVGEVRTAVATRLARAVERAGAAAARVAELDAALAAARALDERHGRRAQAQEALETLTGREADVAPLRVELDRGRRAETLRDVLAAVRHATDTVEQAATGLDGARRAWQAVAGGRESSPALARELRDHAAAARALWPEVERSAELGAAVGGLDVRIAALTAACAAGAASAETWPARLARQETRVALAQAASARLPGERDALHAAEDAVTAARAADRLAEALAAARREVDVRRGTWSDARERWLDLRSQRLDGMAAELAAQLVDGADCPVCGAVSHPRPATHSGPAVTAEDERVARQEAEAAERELATGTAAADAQERELAGLRARAGALPVGEQAALRDGLAAAADRTAVEAADLEPARAELTGLLAERERSAARLAADREELRARAAERNTLADALDVLSSRLADACGEDPDLRTRVVRLETAAGHCEALVTAQAEDERARVIAGTARRNALERCLAAGFDEVSTAVQALLPEHRLAALDREVAAHDDRLALVRARLAEPELADLGQRPDVPGLTERCSTATREREDAVADLDGARRCDAALEQLAGSVMSAELELTDLLAWADQVTALADLVHGRGSNVLRMRLQSFVLAARLEQVAEVASGRLQDMSGGRYTFLHSDAQGRNGARGGLGLDVFDEYTGVRRATKTLSGGESFMASLALALGLADVVTAETGGVQIDTLFVDEGFGTLDPQALDAVMSVLDELRRGGRTVGVISHLEELRTRIPTRLEVVAGRNGSRLAG, encoded by the coding sequence GTGAGGCTGCATCGTCTGGCGCTGACCGCGTTCGGCCCCTTCGCGGGCACCGAGGAGGTCGATCTCGACGAGGTCGGCCGGGACGGGCTCTTCCTGCTGTGGGGCCCGACGGGAGCGGGCAAGACGACGCTGCTCGACGCCGTCGTGTTCGCCCTGTACGGCACGGTCCCCGGCGCCCGTGGCGAGGAGAAGCGGCTGCGCAGCGACCATGCGGACGCTGCCACCCGCACCGAGGTCAGCTGCGAACTCACACTGGCCGGTGAGCGCCTGCTGGTCACGCGACGGCCGGAGCAGCAGCGGCCCAAGAAGCGTGGCGAGGGGTGGACGACCGAGCAGGCCCGGCTCCTGGTCCAGCGACTCACCGACGGCGGGTGGGAGCCGGTCAGCACGCGGATCGACGAGGGGTCCGAGCATCTGCGCATGCGCCTCGGCCTCGACGTCCACCAGTTCTGCCAGGTGGTGCTGCTGCCCCAGGGTGACTTCGCGCGGTTCCTGCGCGCCGAGCCCGAGCACCGCGCGGAGCTGCTGCGGACCCTCTTCGACGTGGGCCGGTTCGCCCGCGCCGAGGATTGGCTGGCCCACGAGCGGTCCGAGGCACGCGATCGCGTGGCGATGCAGAAGGCCCGCCTGAGCAGCCTCATGGCACGGGTGGCCCAGACCGCCGACGTCGAGATCCCCGAGGAGCTGGCGCCCGAGCTGCTCGCCGCCGGCCCCGGCAACCGTGGCACCCCCTGGGTGGGAGAGGTGCGGACGGCCGTGGCGACGCGGCTCGCCCGAGCGGTCGAGCGCGCCGGAGCAGCCGCGGCACGCGTCGCCGAGCTGGACGCGGCACTGGCTGCGGCCCGTGCGCTCGACGAGCGGCACGGCCGCCGCGCGCAGGCGCAGGAGGCGCTCGAGACCCTGACCGGACGCGAGGCGGACGTGGCACCGCTGCGGGTCGAGCTGGACCGCGGTCGCCGGGCGGAGACGCTCCGCGACGTGCTGGCAGCCGTGCGGCACGCCACGGACACGGTCGAGCAGGCCGCCACCGGTCTGGACGGCGCCCGCCGCGCATGGCAGGCGGTGGCCGGCGGGCGGGAGTCGTCGCCGGCGCTGGCCCGCGAGCTCCGCGACCACGCGGCCGCGGCCAGAGCCCTGTGGCCGGAGGTCGAGCGGAGCGCCGAACTGGGGGCCGCCGTCGGCGGACTCGACGTGCGCATCGCCGCGCTGACCGCCGCCTGCGCCGCCGGCGCCGCGTCCGCCGAGACGTGGCCGGCTCGCCTGGCCCGGCAGGAGACCAGGGTCGCCCTGGCGCAGGCAGCGTCGGCGCGCCTACCCGGGGAGCGCGACGCGCTCCACGCGGCTGAGGACGCCGTGACCGCGGCGCGGGCGGCGGACCGGCTGGCGGAAGCCCTCGCGGCCGCCCGACGAGAGGTCGACGTCCGGCGGGGGACGTGGTCCGACGCCCGGGAGCGGTGGCTGGACCTGCGCAGCCAACGGCTGGACGGCATGGCGGCCGAGCTGGCCGCGCAGCTGGTGGACGGCGCGGACTGCCCGGTCTGCGGAGCCGTGTCCCACCCGCGCCCCGCCACGCACTCCGGCCCGGCGGTCACGGCCGAGGACGAGCGGGTCGCGCGTCAGGAGGCCGAGGCGGCCGAGCGGGAGCTGGCCACCGGCACGGCCGCGGCGGACGCGCAGGAGCGGGAACTGGCGGGGCTGCGAGCCCGCGCGGGTGCGCTGCCGGTCGGCGAGCAGGCCGCGCTGCGCGACGGGCTGGCGGCAGCCGCGGACCGGACCGCCGTCGAGGCCGCGGATCTCGAGCCCGCGCGGGCGGAGCTGACCGGGCTGCTGGCGGAGCGCGAGCGGTCGGCGGCCCGGCTGGCCGCCGACCGGGAGGAACTGCGAGCCCGGGCGGCAGAGCGGAACACGCTGGCCGATGCACTGGACGTGCTGTCGTCGCGGCTCGCCGACGCATGCGGGGAGGACCCCGACCTCCGCACCCGCGTGGTCCGGCTGGAGACGGCGGCAGGCCACTGCGAGGCGCTGGTGACGGCGCAGGCCGAGGACGAGCGAGCCCGCGTCATCGCCGGGACCGCCCGTCGCAACGCGCTCGAGCGGTGCCTGGCCGCAGGGTTCGACGAGGTCTCGACCGCCGTGCAGGCGCTGCTCCCGGAGCACCGGCTGGCTGCCCTCGACCGCGAGGTGGCCGCGCACGACGACCGGCTCGCGCTGGTCCGGGCGCGGCTGGCCGAGCCCGAGCTGGCCGATCTGGGGCAACGGCCCGACGTTCCCGGTCTGACGGAGCGGTGCTCGACCGCGACGCGCGAGCGGGAGGACGCCGTCGCCGACCTCGACGGTGCGCGGCGCTGCGACGCCGCCCTGGAGCAACTGGCCGGATCGGTCATGTCCGCCGAACTGGAGCTGACCGACCTCCTCGCCTGGGCCGATCAGGTGACCGCACTGGCCGACCTGGTGCACGGCCGGGGCTCCAACGTGCTGCGGATGCGCCTGCAGTCCTTCGTGCTGGCTGCGCGGCTGGAGCAGGTCGCGGAGGTTGCCAGCGGGCGGTTGCAGGACATGTCCGGCGGGCGGTACACCTTCCTGCACAGCGACGCGCAGGGCCGCAACGGCGCCCGCGGCGGCCTGGGCCTCGACGTGTTCGACGAGTACACCGGCGTGCGGCGGGCGACCAAGACCCTCTCCGGCGGGGAGAGCTTCATGGCCTCGCTGGCACTGGCGCTGGGCCTCGCCGACGTCGTCACGGCCGAGACGGGCGGCGTGCAGATCGACACGCTGTTCGTCGACGAGGGGTTCGGAACCCTCGACCCGCAGGCGCTCGACGCCGTGATGAGCGTGCTGGACGAGCTGCGGCGAGGGGGCCGCACGGTCGGGGTCATCAGCCACCTGGAGGAGCTGCGCACCCGCATCCCCACCCGGCTGGAGGTCGTCGCGGGGCGCAACGGCTCCCGGCTGGCCGGCTGA
- a CDS encoding lysylphosphatidylglycerol synthase domain-containing protein, translating to MSAPTRSKRALVLKAARVVLAVAIAASIVYAVVRLWPDVRDTLLALNGWTIAGAFVTAMLAIGANVKAWQAVLRELDHDIPTVAAGQIYLVGQLGKYLPGSVWAFVLQMELSLRAGIPRARSFAASLVLVGLSTTAALLLGLFGIPTLVGVGGAAVWGAAVLAPVALICAVPPVLSRLVDLFLRILGRAGLGHRLRLLGLLRVMGWSALAWTLFGVHFYLLGVGAGGGLTPTLLDCIGSFALAMTAGLLAIASPSGLGVREAVLVASLSPFGGVGTALGVALASRLILTVADVLAAGAAAWSARGLHPARPADAPEPTL from the coding sequence GTGAGCGCCCCCACCCGCTCCAAGCGGGCCCTCGTCCTCAAAGCCGCACGGGTGGTGCTGGCCGTCGCCATCGCGGCGTCCATCGTCTACGCCGTCGTGCGGTTGTGGCCCGACGTCCGGGACACCCTGCTCGCCCTGAACGGCTGGACGATCGCCGGCGCGTTCGTCACCGCGATGCTGGCCATCGGCGCCAACGTCAAGGCCTGGCAGGCCGTCCTCCGCGAACTGGATCACGACATCCCGACGGTCGCCGCCGGACAGATCTACCTCGTGGGTCAGCTGGGCAAGTACCTCCCGGGCAGCGTCTGGGCCTTCGTGCTGCAGATGGAGCTCTCGCTGCGCGCCGGCATCCCCCGCGCCCGGTCCTTCGCCGCCTCACTGGTCCTCGTCGGCCTCTCGACCACCGCCGCGCTGCTGCTCGGCCTCTTCGGTATCCCGACCCTGGTCGGCGTCGGCGGCGCGGCCGTCTGGGGCGCCGCCGTGCTGGCCCCCGTGGCGCTGATCTGCGCCGTCCCGCCGGTGCTGAGCCGGCTGGTCGACCTCTTCCTCCGGATCCTGGGCCGCGCCGGCCTGGGGCACCGCCTCCGCCTGCTCGGTCTGCTGCGCGTCATGGGTTGGTCCGCGCTGGCCTGGACGCTGTTCGGCGTGCACTTCTACCTGCTGGGCGTGGGCGCCGGGGGCGGCCTCACGCCGACCCTGCTCGACTGCATCGGCAGCTTCGCCCTGGCCATGACCGCCGGGCTGCTCGCGATCGCGTCGCCCTCGGGTCTCGGTGTCCGGGAGGCCGTGCTGGTCGCCTCGCTGTCGCCCTTCGGCGGCGTCGGCACCGCCCTGGGCGTGGCACTGGCCTCGCGGCTGATCCTGACGGTGGCCGACGTCCTGGCTGCCGGTGCGGCCGCCTGGTCGGCCCGCGGGCTGCACCCGGCGCGTCCGGCGGACGCGCCCGAACCGACGTTGTGA
- a CDS encoding biotin--[acetyl-CoA-carboxylase] ligase, producing MPDTPSSRWSDLERPALDGPALSAALTRDSGLWRSVRVVPEIGSTNAELVAAAAADEPEGLVLVAEHQVAGRGRLDRVWTSPPRAGLTVSFLLRPDVPAARRGWLPLLTGVALAEAVGQVTGVRASLKWPNDLLALDGRKLAGILAEAGGAAVVVGVGLNVSTTAAELPDTGTSLSRVTGATVDRAPVLLGFLRAVERRYREWTAALGDPVSSGLARDYLAWSATIGTDVAVSLPDGSTIEGTATAVDWDGRLVVAGTEGQVALASGDVRHVRRV from the coding sequence GTGCCCGACACACCCTCATCCCGATGGTCCGATCTCGAGCGCCCCGCGCTCGACGGCCCGGCGCTCTCGGCCGCCCTGACCCGCGACAGCGGGCTGTGGCGGAGCGTGCGGGTCGTGCCCGAGATCGGGTCCACCAACGCCGAACTCGTGGCCGCGGCGGCGGCCGACGAGCCGGAAGGCCTGGTGCTCGTGGCCGAGCACCAGGTCGCCGGAAGGGGGCGGCTGGACCGGGTGTGGACGTCGCCGCCCAGGGCCGGGCTCACGGTGTCGTTCCTGCTGCGACCCGACGTGCCCGCCGCCCGCCGCGGCTGGCTCCCGCTGCTCACCGGGGTCGCGCTGGCCGAGGCGGTCGGGCAGGTGACGGGCGTCCGGGCGTCGCTGAAGTGGCCCAACGACCTGCTGGCCTTGGACGGTCGCAAGCTCGCCGGCATCCTGGCCGAGGCCGGCGGGGCCGCCGTCGTGGTCGGCGTGGGCCTCAACGTGTCGACGACCGCAGCCGAGCTGCCCGACACGGGAACCTCGCTGTCCCGCGTGACCGGCGCGACCGTGGACCGGGCTCCGGTGCTCCTCGGGTTCCTCCGTGCGGTGGAGCGGCGGTACCGGGAGTGGACGGCGGCCCTCGGCGACCCCGTCTCGTCCGGGCTGGCCCGCGACTATCTCGCCTGGTCCGCGACGATCGGCACGGACGTCGCCGTGAGCTTGCCCGACGGCTCGACGATCGAGGGCACGGCCACGGCGGTGGACTGGGACGGCCGGCTCGTGGTGGCCGGGACGGAGGGGCAGGTCGCGCTGGCCTCGGGCGACGTGCGGCACGTCCGGCGCGTCTGA
- a CDS encoding glycosyltransferase family 2 protein translates to MISHPTSPAPSPAAAATEGPLVSLVVPAFNEAENVAGLVELVRQIDANHPGHRFELVVVDDGSSDGTPDLLRAALDGGPVTARIVALSRNFGSHAAITAGFRAARGACAMTLSADLQEPMEVIGRFLAAWEAGNDVVWGVRSTRSVPTGLGNALSRAFSRWFHRWSTIPTYPAEGPSIVLVSRAILEVVNGMQESNRNIFGLVAWAGFNQTTVGFEQLPRPAGRSKWTNAKKIKLVVDSFVEFSQAPARVAGYLGAIICVLAVLAALVAVILAVATDGSAGYWFVTSAVLLTGGLNLGFLSVMGEYVWRAGDDARQRPIYVMRSVHDVVAHRPVAEHAHGSAAAPASPAAAVATAAPAATMPGAATAPIPAVAHARGSATASGA, encoded by the coding sequence ATGATCAGCCACCCCACGTCACCGGCACCGTCCCCGGCTGCGGCCGCCACGGAAGGCCCCCTGGTCAGCCTCGTCGTCCCGGCCTTCAACGAGGCGGAGAACGTGGCCGGGCTGGTCGAACTGGTCCGGCAGATCGACGCCAACCACCCCGGGCACCGGTTCGAGCTGGTGGTCGTGGACGACGGGTCGAGCGACGGCACGCCCGATCTGCTGCGTGCGGCCCTGGACGGTGGCCCGGTCACGGCCCGCATCGTTGCCCTGTCCCGGAATTTCGGGTCGCACGCGGCGATCACGGCCGGCTTCCGCGCCGCCCGGGGCGCCTGCGCCATGACGCTGTCGGCCGACCTGCAGGAACCGATGGAGGTCATCGGCCGCTTCCTGGCTGCCTGGGAAGCCGGCAACGACGTGGTGTGGGGCGTGCGGTCCACGCGCTCGGTGCCCACCGGCCTGGGCAATGCGCTCTCCCGCGCCTTCTCCCGGTGGTTCCACCGCTGGTCGACCATCCCGACCTATCCGGCGGAGGGGCCGTCGATCGTGCTCGTCTCGCGCGCGATCCTCGAGGTCGTCAACGGGATGCAGGAGTCGAACCGGAACATCTTCGGGCTGGTCGCCTGGGCGGGCTTCAACCAGACGACGGTGGGCTTCGAGCAGCTGCCCCGGCCGGCCGGGCGGAGCAAGTGGACCAACGCCAAGAAGATCAAGCTGGTGGTGGACTCCTTCGTCGAGTTCAGCCAGGCGCCCGCCCGGGTGGCCGGCTACCTGGGGGCGATCATCTGCGTGCTGGCGGTCCTCGCCGCGCTGGTGGCCGTCATCCTCGCCGTGGCGACCGACGGGAGCGCCGGGTACTGGTTCGTCACCTCAGCCGTGCTGCTGACCGGGGGCCTGAACCTCGGCTTCCTCAGCGTCATGGGTGAATACGTCTGGCGAGCTGGGGACGACGCCCGCCAGCGGCCCATCTACGTCATGCGCTCGGTGCACGACGTCGTCGCCCACCGCCCGGTGGCTGAGCACGCCCACGGGTCCGCGGCCGCCCCTGCCTCCCCCGCCGCCGCGGTCGCAACGGCCGCCCCGGCCGCCACGATGCCGGGGGCCGCGACGGCGCCGATCCCCGCCGTCGCCCACGCCCGCGGCAGCGCGACAGCGTCCGGGGCCTGA
- a CDS encoding acyltransferase family protein — MAGTSRPPRGEIRGLTGLRLVAALWVVAHHYWLFAPAQPWLRHLEPVRPLLESGWLGVDLFFVLSGFVLAHNYVTVLGSRPGVRAAVEFYWARLSRIWPIWMVVLGVVTAGLVVKQLGAVGAAESVSRIDAPTMLRQVLLVQVWDRPDYSATGPVGPGWSLSAEWLAYLFFPVVVLVLYRLRGCRATVLGALALAAVTPFVYGCLALGSHDWRWSWLVRLAGCFLAGALVSLCVHRIRATVPAGAAERVAAWAAGVAVATMVLVLWWADAVEEDHGGAAVLVFPLLVGALALTDGGPARLLSTPVVVLGGRISFALYLVHMAVFEVVWTVADVVASLGGGSAPATLLHVVGLALPLPVAWTLWRFVEEPARLRMRRIGPRPAGVAEPRASGGESRPPEEAGATVSALVGQTA, encoded by the coding sequence ATGGCGGGGACATCGCGACCGCCCCGGGGCGAGATCCGCGGGCTCACCGGGCTCCGGCTGGTCGCCGCCCTCTGGGTGGTCGCGCACCACTACTGGCTCTTCGCGCCCGCTCAGCCCTGGCTGCGCCACCTCGAGCCGGTACGTCCCTTGCTGGAGAGCGGCTGGCTCGGCGTCGACCTCTTCTTCGTGCTCAGCGGTTTCGTCCTCGCCCACAACTACGTCACCGTTCTCGGCAGCCGGCCAGGCGTGCGCGCGGCCGTCGAGTTCTACTGGGCGCGGCTGAGTCGCATCTGGCCCATCTGGATGGTGGTCCTGGGCGTGGTCACCGCCGGGCTGGTCGTCAAGCAGTTGGGTGCCGTGGGCGCCGCGGAGTCCGTTTCCCGCATCGATGCGCCGACCATGCTGCGGCAGGTCCTCCTGGTGCAGGTGTGGGACCGGCCGGACTACTCCGCGACCGGCCCGGTCGGCCCGGGATGGTCGCTGAGCGCCGAGTGGCTCGCCTACCTCTTCTTCCCGGTCGTGGTGCTGGTCCTGTACCGGCTCCGTGGCTGCCGGGCGACCGTGCTGGGGGCGTTGGCCCTGGCGGCGGTGACCCCCTTCGTCTACGGCTGCCTCGCGCTGGGGTCGCACGACTGGCGCTGGAGCTGGCTGGTGCGGCTGGCCGGCTGCTTCCTCGCCGGGGCCCTGGTCTCGCTGTGCGTCCACCGGATCCGCGCCACGGTGCCGGCCGGGGCGGCAGAGCGGGTGGCGGCCTGGGCCGCTGGGGTCGCGGTCGCGACGATGGTGCTGGTGCTCTGGTGGGCCGACGCGGTCGAGGAGGACCACGGAGGTGCGGCCGTCCTCGTCTTCCCCCTCCTCGTCGGTGCCCTCGCGCTGACCGACGGAGGTCCGGCCAGGCTGCTGTCGACGCCGGTCGTGGTCCTGGGTGGCCGCATCTCCTTCGCGCTCTACCTCGTCCACATGGCCGTGTTCGAGGTCGTCTGGACGGTCGCGGACGTCGTCGCCTCCCTCGGCGGAGGGTCGGCGCCGGCCACGCTGCTGCACGTAGTGGGCCTGGCACTGCCCCTCCCGGTGGCATGGACGCTCTGGCGCTTCGTCGAGGAACCGGCCCGGCTCCGGATGCGCCGGATCGGCCCTCGTCCGGCGGGGGTGGCCGAACCGCGCGCGTCCGGCGGAGAAAGCCGGCCTCCGGAAGAGGCCGGGGCGACGGTGTCGGCTCTCGTCGGACAGACCGCCTGA
- a CDS encoding DegT/DnrJ/EryC1/StrS family aminotransferase, protein MIPISVVDVREAEPLVLEVIRSGVIAQGPMVKRFEEAFAEVVGVRHAVAVNNGTTALVASLQVLDLQPGDEVVTSPFTFVATLNAILEAGATARFADIREDDFAIDPAAVGERVGDRAKVLMPVHLYGQTADMGPLMDIARDRGLHVVEDSAQAHGATYQGTGAGAFGIGSFSFYATKNLTTGEGGMITTNDDAIADRLRVLRNQGMRQRYQYEMAGHNYRMTDLQAAVGIPQIARVDEIVESRKKNAARLTAGLADVAGITPPRELPGRSHVWHQYTVLLDEAIDRDRVVADLVDAGVGAGIYYPRTVFDYDCYRDDPRVVIEDVPVAESVARRCLSLPVHQHLTDEQLDTVVESVRRVVGA, encoded by the coding sequence GTGATCCCCATCAGTGTGGTCGACGTCCGCGAAGCAGAACCTCTCGTCCTGGAGGTCATCAGGTCCGGCGTCATCGCCCAGGGGCCGATGGTGAAGCGCTTCGAGGAGGCGTTCGCAGAGGTCGTCGGTGTGCGGCACGCCGTGGCCGTCAACAACGGGACGACCGCGCTCGTCGCCTCCCTGCAGGTCCTCGACCTGCAGCCCGGTGACGAGGTGGTGACCTCCCCCTTCACCTTCGTCGCGACCCTGAACGCCATCCTCGAGGCCGGCGCGACCGCACGGTTCGCCGACATCCGGGAGGACGACTTCGCGATCGACCCGGCCGCGGTGGGCGAGCGCGTGGGCGACCGCGCCAAGGTGCTCATGCCGGTCCACCTCTACGGCCAGACCGCCGACATGGGCCCGCTCATGGACATCGCCCGCGACCGCGGCCTGCACGTCGTCGAGGACTCCGCCCAGGCCCATGGCGCGACCTACCAGGGCACGGGGGCGGGGGCGTTCGGGATCGGCTCCTTCTCCTTCTACGCCACCAAGAACCTCACCACCGGTGAGGGCGGCATGATCACGACGAACGACGACGCGATCGCCGACCGGCTGCGCGTCCTGCGCAACCAGGGCATGCGCCAGCGCTACCAGTACGAGATGGCCGGCCACAACTACCGGATGACCGACCTGCAGGCCGCCGTCGGGATCCCGCAGATCGCCCGCGTGGACGAGATCGTCGAGTCGCGGAAGAAGAACGCCGCCCGCCTCACCGCCGGCCTGGCCGACGTCGCCGGGATCACGCCGCCGCGGGAGCTGCCGGGACGTTCGCACGTGTGGCACCAGTACACGGTGCTGCTCGACGAGGCGATCGACCGCGACCGGGTGGTGGCCGACCTGGTCGACGCCGGTGTCGGCGCCGGCATCTACTACCCGCGGACGGTCTTCGACTACGACTGCTACCGCGACGACCCCCGCGTGGTCATCGAAGACGTGCCGGTGGCGGAGTCGGTGGCCCGACGCTGCCTGTCCCTCCCGGTGCACCAGCACCTCACCGACGAGCAGCTCGA
- a CDS encoding acyl-ACP--UDP-N- acetylglucosamine O-acyltransferase: MTNRIHPTAVVGPGVDLGTGNVIGPYAVLLGPCRIGDDNWIGAHVVLGAPPEIRGFDHGAAWDGDLVGAGVSVGDRTTLREYTTVHSGSAHPTRIGSDCFVMNKVYVGHDGSVGDGVTMASNVTMGGHVTVGERANLGLGAIVHQRRVIGPGVMLGMGTVVTHDVPPFAKAFGNPVRVQGVNAVGMSRQGLPDDDAAQLAALYADGGRLPDDWSGTESLQPALSWWRTRARVR; this comes from the coding sequence ATGACCAACCGGATCCATCCCACCGCGGTCGTGGGGCCCGGTGTGGACCTCGGGACGGGCAACGTCATCGGCCCGTACGCGGTCCTGCTGGGGCCCTGCCGGATCGGCGACGACAACTGGATCGGGGCGCACGTCGTCCTGGGTGCACCCCCCGAGATCCGCGGCTTCGACCACGGGGCCGCCTGGGACGGGGACCTCGTGGGCGCGGGCGTCTCCGTCGGGGACCGCACCACCCTCCGCGAGTACACGACCGTCCACTCGGGCTCGGCCCACCCCACGCGGATCGGCTCGGACTGCTTCGTGATGAACAAGGTCTACGTGGGGCACGACGGGTCGGTCGGCGACGGGGTCACCATGGCGTCGAACGTCACGATGGGTGGCCACGTGACCGTCGGGGAGCGCGCCAACCTCGGGCTGGGGGCGATCGTGCACCAGCGGCGGGTCATCGGCCCGGGCGTCATGCTGGGCATGGGAACGGTGGTGACCCACGACGTGCCGCCGTTCGCGAAGGCATTCGGCAACCCGGTCCGGGTGCAGGGCGTCAACGCGGTGGGCATGAGCCGCCAGGGCCTGCCCGACGACGACGCCGCCCAGCTCGCCGCGCTGTACGCCGACGGGGGCCGCCTCCCCGACGACTGGTCCGGGACGGAGTCCCTCCAGCCGGCCCTCTCGTGGTGGCGGACGCGCGCGAGGGTCCGGTGA
- a CDS encoding exonuclease SbcCD subunit D, which translates to MRLLHTSDWHIGRSLHGTDLLAEQEAVLGSLAEVVSAEQVDVVVVAGDVYDRAVPSADATGVLDRVVGRFLSAGAAVVMTPGNHDSARRLGTFSGLLRAAGLHVRAAARALDEPVLLSDEHGDVAVYGLPYLEPEVARHELGLPDARSHEAVLAAAMDRVRADLFLRPGARSVVLAHAFVGGGVASDSERDICVGGVDLVPSAVFDGPDYVALGHLHRPQVLSPRMRYSGSPLAYSFGEAGQDKLAWLVELDADGLAGVRAVPLAAPRQLSVLTGDLADLLADPAHTPAEAHFVSARLTDAARPVDPMRRLQARFPHCVHLEWTGAGATADGRSYQDRMRGRSDLDVAGEFVSHVRGVAATAAERELLGRALGAEDRAEALR; encoded by the coding sequence ATGCGCCTGCTGCACACCTCCGACTGGCACATCGGTCGCTCGCTCCACGGCACCGACCTGCTCGCCGAGCAGGAGGCGGTGCTGGGGTCGCTGGCCGAGGTCGTGAGCGCGGAGCAGGTCGATGTCGTCGTCGTCGCGGGTGACGTCTACGACCGCGCGGTCCCGTCGGCCGACGCGACCGGGGTGCTCGACCGGGTGGTCGGGCGGTTCCTCTCGGCCGGCGCCGCGGTCGTCATGACACCGGGAAACCACGACTCCGCCCGCCGGCTGGGCACCTTCTCGGGGCTCCTGCGCGCAGCGGGCCTGCACGTCCGGGCGGCGGCACGCGCCCTCGACGAGCCGGTCCTGCTGAGCGACGAGCACGGCGACGTCGCGGTCTACGGGTTGCCGTACCTGGAGCCCGAGGTCGCCCGCCACGAACTCGGTCTCCCCGACGCGCGCAGCCACGAGGCGGTGCTGGCCGCAGCGATGGACCGGGTGCGGGCTGACCTGTTCCTCCGTCCCGGCGCGCGGTCGGTCGTGCTCGCCCACGCCTTCGTCGGCGGCGGCGTGGCCAGTGACAGCGAGCGGGACATCTGCGTCGGAGGCGTGGACCTGGTGCCCTCCGCCGTGTTCGACGGCCCCGACTACGTGGCGCTCGGACACCTGCACCGGCCGCAGGTGCTCTCGCCGCGGATGCGCTACAGCGGGTCCCCCCTCGCGTACTCCTTCGGCGAGGCGGGGCAGGACAAGCTGGCCTGGCTGGTGGAGCTGGACGCCGACGGGCTGGCGGGGGTCCGTGCCGTCCCGCTGGCCGCCCCCCGGCAGCTGTCGGTCCTGACCGGCGACCTCGCCGACCTGCTGGCGGATCCGGCGCACACCCCGGCGGAGGCGCACTTCGTGTCGGCCCGGCTGACCGACGCCGCCCGCCCGGTCGACCCGATGCGCCGGCTGCAGGCCCGCTTTCCGCACTGCGTCCACCTGGAGTGGACCGGGGCCGGGGCCACCGCCGACGGGCGCAGTTACCAGGACCGCATGCGCGGGCGCAGCGACCTCGACGTCGCCGGTGAGTTCGTCAGCCACGTGCGGGGCGTGGCCGCGACCGCGGCCGAGCGCGAGCTGCTCGGCCGCGCCCTGGGCGCGGAGGACCGGGCGGAGGCCCTCCGGTGA